From the genome of Proteobacteria bacterium CG1_02_64_396, one region includes:
- a CDS encoding hydrogenase → MSERIVVDPVTRIEGHLRIEARVEGGEITSAYSAGTMVRGIEIILKGRDPRDAWAFAQRICGVCTLVHGIASVRAVEDALDIRIPANANAIRNLMIGAQFVHDHVMHFYHLHALDWVDVVSALKADPKATSALQQAISSHPNSSPGYFKAVQDRVKRFVESGQLGIFASGYWGHPAYKLPPEANLMAVAHYLEALDWQRDVARLHAIFGGKNPHPNFLVGGVPCAIDPDSDSAIGAKQLVEVAAIIDKMRTFTDQVYLPDLIAIAGFYKEWAGYGEGLGNFLSYGDFPATDVRDTSSYLVPPGIILNRDLSTVHPLDLRDREQITESVGHSWYDYSGGDGAPLHPWEGETKLHYSGPTPPYEHLDVESKYSWLKSPRWKGKAMEVGPLARMLVMYASGHAQAQELVGMTLSKLGVGPEALFSTLGRTAARGLETKIFADAMAGWLGDLTANIKAGDLSTHNSANWDPSTWPAKAQGVGWHEAPRGALGHWVVIEDGKIANYQAVVPSTWNAGPRDHTGQPGAYEAALVGTPVFDEKLPLEILRTIHSFDPCLACAVHVVDVNGNPITKVVRGG, encoded by the coding sequence ATGAGCGAGCGCATCGTTGTCGACCCGGTCACCCGCATCGAGGGGCATTTGCGCATCGAGGCGCGGGTGGAGGGGGGGGAGATCACCTCGGCTTATTCGGCGGGGACCATGGTGCGGGGGATCGAAATCATCCTTAAGGGGCGCGATCCCCGCGACGCCTGGGCCTTTGCCCAACGTATTTGCGGGGTCTGCACCCTGGTGCACGGCATCGCCTCGGTCCGGGCGGTCGAGGACGCGCTGGACATCCGCATCCCGGCCAACGCCAACGCCATCCGCAACCTGATGATCGGGGCGCAGTTCGTCCACGATCACGTCATGCACTTCTACCACCTGCACGCCCTGGATTGGGTCGATGTGGTCAGCGCCCTCAAGGCCGACCCCAAGGCGACCTCGGCGCTGCAACAGGCGATCTCGTCCCACCCGAACAGCTCCCCCGGTTACTTCAAGGCGGTGCAGGATCGGGTGAAAAGGTTCGTCGAAAGCGGCCAACTTGGGATTTTTGCGAGCGGCTACTGGGGGCACCCCGCCTACAAACTTCCCCCCGAAGCCAATTTGATGGCGGTGGCCCACTACCTGGAGGCGCTCGATTGGCAGCGCGACGTGGCGCGACTGCACGCCATCTTCGGTGGCAAGAACCCCCACCCCAACTTCCTGGTGGGCGGCGTCCCCTGCGCCATCGACCCCGATTCCGACTCGGCCATCGGGGCCAAGCAGTTGGTTGAGGTCGCCGCCATCATCGACAAGATGCGCACCTTCACCGATCAGGTTTACCTGCCCGATCTGATCGCGATTGCCGGTTTTTACAAAGAGTGGGCGGGGTACGGCGAAGGGCTGGGCAACTTCCTGAGCTACGGCGACTTCCCCGCCACCGACGTGCGCGATACCTCCTCTTACCTGGTCCCCCCGGGGATCATCCTGAACCGCGATTTAAGCACCGTGCATCCGCTGGATCTGCGCGACCGCGAGCAGATTACCGAGTCGGTGGGGCATTCTTGGTACGACTATTCGGGGGGCGACGGCGCGCCGCTCCACCCCTGGGAGGGTGAGACCAAGCTGCACTACTCCGGCCCCACCCCCCCCTACGAACACCTGGACGTCGAGAGCAAATACAGTTGGCTCAAGTCGCCGCGCTGGAAAGGCAAAGCGATGGAGGTGGGGCCGCTGGCCCGGATGCTGGTGATGTATGCCTCCGGCCACGCCCAGGCCCAAGAGCTGGTGGGCATGACCCTGAGCAAGCTGGGGGTCGGCCCCGAGGCGCTGTTTTCCACGTTGGGCCGCACCGCCGCACGCGGGCTCGAAACCAAGATCTTCGCCGACGCCATGGCGGGGTGGCTGGGGGATCTGACCGCCAACATCAAGGCGGGCGACCTGAGCACCCACAATAGCGCCAACTGGGATCCCTCGACTTGGCCCGCCAAGGCCCAAGGGGTGGGCTGGCACGAGGCGCCGCGCGGCGCGTTGGGGCACTGGGTGGTGATCGAGGATGGCAAAATCGCCAACTACCAGGCGGTGGTCCCCTCGACCTGGAACGCCGGTCCCCGCGACCACACCGGCCAACCCGGCGCCTACGAGGCGGCGCTGGTGGGGACGCCGGTGTTTGACGAAAAACTGCCGCTTGAGATTTTGCGCACGATCCACTCCTTCGATCCTTGCCTGGCCTGCGCGGTGCACGTGGTCGATGTGAACGGGAATCCGATTACGAAGGTGGTGCGTGGGGGATGA